The Melospiza georgiana isolate bMelGeo1 chromosome 9, bMelGeo1.pri, whole genome shotgun sequence genome has a segment encoding these proteins:
- the UROD gene encoding uroporphyrinogen decarboxylase, producing the protein MAAPVPRTEELAAGQDGSVRRGGEKWRSEERRDYVEMAAWTGRDGDGGGTRMGADRAASGGNGEGGERLRSMAGGDRLLPKGFPKLKNDTFLRAARGEQTEHTPVWCMRQAGRYLPEFRETRASQDFFATCRSPKLCCELTLQPLRRFPLDAAIIFSDILVVPQALGMEIVMVPGKGPTFTEPLKEVEDLLKLRQKVDVTAELGYVFQAITLTRHSLEGKVPLIGFSGAPWTLMSYMIEGGGSTTMAKAKSWLYRHPEASHRLLRLLADVIIDYLVGQVAAGAQALQLFESHAGHLGPELFQDFALPYIRDIAQAVKSKLKEEALPLVPMIIFAKDAHYALHDLAHAGYEVVGLDWTIRPQEARAQIGKDVTLQGNLDPCALYAPKEKIGELVKKMLESFGTQRYIANLGHGLYPDMNPEHVGAFVEAVHAHSRHINKHS; encoded by the exons ATGGCGGCGCCCGTGCCACGTACAGAGGAGCTAGCAGCGGGGCAAGATGGCAGCGTACGGAGGGGCGGGGAAAAATGGCGGAGTGAGGAGAGGCGGGACTACGTCGAGATGGCGGCGTGGACGGGGCGGGACGGAGACGGGGGCGGGACGAGGATGGGGGCGGATCGCGCCGCGTCGGGAGGCAACGGAGAGGGCGGGGAGCGGCTTAGGAGCATGGCGGGTGGCGATCGGCTCCT CCCCAAAGGCTTCCCCAAGCTGAAGAACGACACGTTCCTGCGCGCGGCGCGCGGGGAGCAGACGGAGCACACCCCGGTGTGGTGCATGCGGCAGGCGGGGCGCTACCTGCCAG AGTTTCGGGAGACACGGGCATCGCAGGATTTCTTTGCTACTTGCCGGAGCCCAAAATTGTGCTGTGAGCTGACACTGCAG CCACTAAGACGATTCCCCCTGGATGCTGCCATCATCTTCTCTGACATCTTGGTGGTGCCTCAG gcactgGGTATGGAGATTGTCATGGTCCCTGGCAAAGGACCCACATTCACAGAGCCCCTGAAGGAGGTGGAGGATCTGCTGAAACTGCGACAGAAGGTGGATGTCACTGCAGAGTTAGGTTACGTCTTCCAGGCCATCACACTGACACGGCACAGCCTGGAGGGCAAGGTGCCGCTCATCGGCTTCTCGGGGGCACCG TGGACACTCATGTCCTACATGATTGAAGGTGGTGGCTCCACTACAATGGCCAAGGCCAAGAGCTGGCTGTACCGTCACCCCGAGGCAAGCCACCGTCTGCTACGCCTGCTGGCTGATGTCATCATCGACTACCTGGTGGGGCAGGTGGCTGCTGGAGCGCAG GCGCTCCAGCTGTTTGAGTCCCATGCAGGGCACCTGGGCCCGGAGCTGTTTCAGGACTTTGCCCTGCCTTACATCCGGGACATTGCCCAGGCTGTCAAGAGCAAGCTGAAGGAGGAGGCACTGCCCCTGGTGCCCATG ATCATCTTTGCCAAGGATGCACACTATGCCCTGCATGACCTGGCCCACGCCGGTTACGAGGTCGTTGGTCTCGACTGGACCATCCGGCCCCAGGAAGCTCG tgcaCAGATAGGAAAAGATGTCACCCTGCAAGGGAACCTGGATCCATGTGCTCTCTATGCACCCAAG GAGAAGATTGGCGAGCTGGTGAAGAAGATGTTGGAGAGTTTTGGGACCCAACGCTATATTGCCAACCTGGGCCACGGCCTCTACCCTGACATGAACCCTGAACATGTGGGTGCCTTTGTGGAAGCCGTGCATGCTCATTCCCGTCATATCAACAagcacagctga
- the LOC131087180 gene encoding E3 ubiquitin-protein ligase HECTD3-like → MKAGGEAPHQVLGRLRFLLQCSECFRRARALPAALCYVPREVQYKICKDPSAPAAAAARSLLSVWDSPGPARGGKRAARATIEVRKGGCLRATGEEYCNSAGLWVKLSKEQLEEYRSGCDLEEGWVLVCKHADGGDRLVPVESTERIQRQQQLFGVDYKPVIRWEQVVDLTYSLRLGAKPRPMEQDEAAVEKLRFVPPTWTYECDEDLVHFLYDHIGKEDENLGSVKQYVDSIDVSSYTEDFNVSCLTDSHADTYWESDGSQGQHWVRLNMKKGTIVKKLLLTVDTTDENFMPKRVAVYGGEGDNLKKLNDVGIDESYIGDVCILEDMTTHLPVIEIRIVECRDDGIDVRIRGIKIKSSRQRDLGLSADMFQLPNLVRYPRLEGTDPDLLYRRAVLIQRFIKLLDSVLHHLVPAWDHTVGTFSKLKHIKQFLLLSKKRTALITQCLKDSETSKPNFMPRLYINRRLAMEHRDNPALDPSCKNAVFTQVYEGLKPSDKFEKPLDYRWPLRYDQWWECKFIAEGIIDQGGGFRDSLADMSEELCPSSADTPVPLPFFVRTSNQGNGTGEARDMYVPNPSCKDFAKYEWIGQIMGAALRGKEFLVLALPGFVWKQLTGEEVSWSKDFPAVDSVLVKLLEVMEVMDKDTFEFKFGNELTYTTVLSDQRVVELIPNGSHTAVRYEDRREFIRLVQKARLEESKEQIMAMQAGLLKVVPQAVLDLLTWQELEKKVCGDPEVTVDALKRLTRFEDFEPQDTRVQYFWEALNNFTNEDRSRFLRFVTGRSRLPARIYIYPDKMGSETTDALPESSTCSSTLFLPNYATAKVCEEKLRYAAYNCVAIDTDMSPWEE, encoded by the exons ATGAAGGCGGGCGGGGAGGCGCCGCACCAGGTGCTGGGCCGGCTGCGgttcctgctgcagtgcagcGAGTGTTTCCGCCGCGCCCGGGCGCTGCCCGCCGCTCTCTGCTACGTGCCGCGGGAGGTGCAGTACAAGATCTGCAAGGACCCCTcggcccccgcggccgccgccgcccgcagcCTGCTCAGCGTGTGGGACAGCCCGGGGCCGGCGCGGGGCGGCAAGCGGGCGGCGCGGGCCACGATCGAGGTGCGGAAGGGCGGCTGCCTGCGCGCCACGGGCGAGGAGTACTGCAACAGCGCCGGGCTCTGGGTCAAGCTCAGCAAG gagcagctggaggagtaCCGGAGCGGCTGCGATCTCGAGGAGGGATGGGTGCTGGTGTGCAAGCACGCCGACGGCGGGGACCGGCTGGTGCCCGTGGAGTCCACGGAGCGGATCCAGCGACAGCAGCAGCTGTTCGGGGTGGATTACAAACCCGTCATCAG ATGGGAGCAGGTGGTGGATCTGACGTACTCTCTGCGACTCGGAGCAAAGCCCAGGCCCATGGAGCAGGATGAGGCTGCAGTAGAGAAGCTTCG GTTTGTGCCCCCAACATGGACTTATGAATGTGATGAGGACCTGGTGCATTTCCTGTATGACCACATTGGGAAGGAGGATGAGAACCTGGGCAGCGTTAAGCAGTACGTGGACAGCATCGATGTCTCGTCCTACACG GAGGACTTCAATGTGTCATGCCTGACCGACAGCCACGCCGACACATACTGGGAGAGTGATGGGTCCCAGGGCCAGCACTGGGTGCGGCTCAACATGAAGAAAGGCACCATTGTCAA gaagctgctgctgacagTGGATACCACTGATGAGAACTTCATGCCCAAGCGTGTCGCTGTGTATGGGGGTGAGGGGGACAATCTGAAGAAACTGAACGATGTCGGCATTGATGA GAGCTATATTGGGGATGTGTGCATCCTTGAGGACATGACAACACACCTACCTGTCATTGAGATCCGGATTGTGGAGTGCAGAG ATGATGGGATTGATGTTCGTATCCGAGGCATCAAAATCAAATCCTCCCGACAGAGGGACTTGGGGCTCAGTGCTGACATGTTCCAGCTGCCCAATTTGGTGCGTTACCCTCGCCTAGAAGGGACTGACCCTGACCTGCTGTACCGACGGGCTGTGCTCATTCAAAG GTTCATCAAACTCCTTGACAGTGTCCTGCATCACTTGGTGCCAGCCTGGGACCACACTGTTGGCACATTCAGCAAGCTCAAG CACATCAAGCAGTTCTTGCTGCTGTCCAAGAAGCGCACGGCTCTCATTACCCAGTGTCTGAAGGACTCGGAGACCAGCAAGCCCAACTTCATGCCAAGGCTCTACATTAACCGGCGCCTGGCCATGGAGCACCGGGACAACCCTGCCCTGGACCCCAGCTGCAAGAACGCTGTCTTCACCCAG GTATATGAAGGTCTGAAACCCTCAGACAAGTTTGAAAAGCCTCTGGATTATAG GTGGCCGTTGCGTTATGACCAGTGGTGGGAGTGCAAATTTATCGCAGAGGGCATCATCGACCAAG GTGGTGGTTTTCGGGACAGCCTAGCAGACATGTCAGaggagctgtgccccagctcagcagacacccctgtgcctctgccctTCTTCGTGCGCACATCCAACCAG GGTAATGGCACTGGAGAAGCCAGGGACATGTATGTCCCCAACCCCTCTTGTAAAGACTTTGCAAAGTACGAGTGGATTGGGCAGATcatgggagcagctctgaggggcaAGGAGTTTCTG gtCCTGGCTCTTCCTGGCTTTGTATGGAAACAATTAACAGGGGAAGAGGTCAGCTGGAGCAAAGACTTCCCTGCTGTGGACTCCGTGTTG GTGAAGCTCCTGGAGGTGATGGAAGTCATGGACAAAGACACATTTGAGTTCAAATTTGGGAATGAGCTGACCTACACAACGGTGCTGAGCGACCAGCGCGTGGTGGAGCTGATCCCCAACGGCAGCCACACCGCCGTGCGCTACGAGGACCGCAGGGAGTTCATCCGCCTGGTGCAAAAGGCTCGGCTGGAGGAGAGCAAGGAGCAG ATCATGGCCatgcaggctgggctgctgaAGGTAGTGCCCCAAGCTGTCCTTGACCTCCTTACATGGCAGGAACTAGAAAAAAAGGTCTGTGGAGACCCTGAAGTCACAGTGGATGCCCTGAAAAGGCTCA CTCGGTTTGAGGACTTTGAGCCACAGGATACCCGTGTTCAGTACTTCTGGGAAGCACTCAATAACTTCACCAATG AGGATCGCAGCCGCTTCCTCAGATTTGTCACTGGCAGAAGTCGCCTTCCAGCACGGATCTACATCTATCCAGACAAGATGGG CTCAGAGACAACAGATGCTTTGCCAGAGtcatccacctgctccagcactcTCTTCTTGCCCAACTATGCCAC AGCCAAGGTATGTGAAGAGAAGTTGCGCTATGCTGCCTATAACTGCGTGGCCATTGACACAGATATGAGTCCGTGGGAAGAGTGA